The following nucleotide sequence is from Apium graveolens cultivar Ventura chromosome 4, ASM990537v1, whole genome shotgun sequence.
ttgTTTATCAAGTTTTTTACGTAGTTTAACATGGCTAACTCATTTTTCATGGTACCCAAATTATGGTCTAGAAAATAACGCTAACTCTTTGACATCATAATTACAAGAAGAAATTAGATGTAAAATGATTAATGTGATGGCAATAATAAACTTAGCTATTATGCATGGGGACCTACGAGTCCTTTTTAAATTATTACATCAGCTGTACGACCATACTATTCTTTTCCCCTCCAGCACCCACAATAATTCTATTCCATTTCTACCCCCTTAAATATACTACTACATATATCACTACACTGCTGATCTGATCACTTGGCTTAATTATCCTCCAATTCTTATTCTCAATTTAACTTGTGTTATTCATGGCTTTCTCATATATTCCAATTCTTCTCCTGATTAATATTAATGTGTTTGCTACATTTAGCAATGCTGCTGGTCATCACATTAGGCCACCATCCCCTGGCTACTGGCCCAGTTCAAAGTTCAGGTCTATGAGCTTTTATAAAGGGTATCGAAACCTCTGGGGTCCTAATCATCAAAGGGTCGATAACAAAGCTCTCACCATTTGGCTCGATAGAACCTCGGGTACCAGACTGTACATACATGTAAAATGTGCCTGAATTTAGTATCATCTTAATATAAATTTGATGCAGGGAGTGGATTCAAGTCTATGAGACCTTTTCGATCAGGGTATTTCGGTGCCTCGATCAAACTCCAACCCGGGTACACCGCAGGGGTGATCACTGCGTTCTATGTGAGTACTTTTACTTGCCTGCAGAATTATAAATTTgttgatttgttttgtttctCACGGTTCTCATTTTAAGTTTGGGTCTGACTCGAGCAGACGAGAGCATGACTGTATATATATTGTGATTAGTAATTTTAAATTGGTGGCGGTATATGTCCAGCTTTCGAACAGTGAAGCGCATCCAGGGTACCATGATGAGGTGGACATTGAGTTCCTAGGGACAACATTTGGAAAACCTTATACTCTACAAACAAATGTATATATCAGAGGAAGTGGAGATGGTAAAATTATAGGAAGAGAGATGAAGTTTCATCTTTGGTTCAATCCTACTAAAAGATTTCATCACTATGCTATCTTGTGGTCTCCAAAGGAAATCATGTAAGTTGATACATGTACTAATAGGTAAATTGCTGAGTAGTAAAATGTAGGTTAAACATTCCTGTTGGTAGTATATTTTTATCTATTTAGCATATCATTAAGTGCAACTTTCTAGATTTAGTCAGACACATTAATATTGTTTAGGATTTAATTGATCCTACTGGCTGAACTAGCAACTAAAAGTGAGTCTTCTTTTTCTACATATTTTAATGGAAAACTTTAATTTATGTGCAGATTTCTAGTTGATGATATTCCAATCAGAAGATATCAAAGAAAGAGTGTTGCTACATTCCCATTAAGGCCAATGTGGGTTTATGGGTCCATATGGGATGCTTCTTCATGGGCAACAGAGGATGGGAAATACAAAGCTAATTATCAGTACCAACCATTTGTGGGAATGTTCACAAATTTCAAGGCAAGTGGTTGCACTGCTTATTCGCCGCGGTGGTGCCGCCCCGTTTCAGCCTCTCCGTGGAAGTCCGGGGGCTTGAGCAGCCAGCAGAACATGGCTATGCATTGGGTACAAAGTCACTTTTTAGTTTATGACTATTGTAGAGACAACAAAAGAGACCATACTAAAACACCAGAATGTTGGGGATAATATACTTGCCCAAATGGAGTTACCAAGTGCCCAAGGCCAAAATTATATGGAGGAACAAAGATTTAATCCATAAGTAGACTTCGTTCTTGTTTGTTAATGTTAATTTTCGATTTTATATTTCTTGTTTGTTGTACAAGAGGTAGAATTTAGAATACACTGGATATGATGAAAGGAAGTAGGTGAAATTGTGGGGATCAGACCCAAGGGCGAAGGCCTGAATTGAGTGAATGCATTTATTTCTTATATCACAATAATGCCAATAAAGTAAAAGAGTTCTCATTATTTCTGGAACACACCAGCAAGTACTCAGTCTGCCATACGCTTGTTCTGCTTGATATTGTTATTTGTCGTGTTTTGAATTTGCATACATCTGTTTAGCATTATAGTTACATCCTACACATCTGTTTGCCGACAATACAAGCAAATAGTTTAGATGATAATTACACTATTTAAATATATTATGCTTGAAAAAAATTAGATGTAACGAATTGGTTTCCGAATGCTCAGGTGACATGTTCACACATTTCCGCCCGCTATATTACACTATAAACTCCTCCAAAAAAGTGtaatatattatttgaaatttCCATATTTGGTAACTAATAGCCCATAATCTGTTTTTTGTATATCTTTGACTAAGATCCAAAATTTTTGCCCCAAAGAAGTATATTTGAGATTGCCATTCAATTTGAAATCTAGAATACTGAATACTCCATCACTTTACAGAATTCACTAAATAAAACTACATCTGAAACCTACCGATGAATCTTGGTAAAGCTTACATGTTAACCACATAATATATACTTACCTTCTCACTAAACTGCAAGAATGCATCTGTCAATCAAAACTGACCTGCTAGGCTGCAACACATAAAACAATATACAAACCATATTCATTATATTATTTTAGCATGTGAAAAATGAATTAGGAAAATTCATCTGATATGTGGCATATTGGCATAATAGAACATGAAAGTGTCTAAAGCATCTAACTCAGTTTTCAGTAGTTTGATACTTCGATTGTATGCGTCAACAGAATGAAGTCTTCTGAAATGTCACTTTGATTAATTTACAGTGTTCATTATTTGTTCAGGATACTGATATTTTATTTTCTTGACTCTGTACTTCACATGGTTTTAGCATTAAAAAGCAGGAAACTGAAAAATGAATCAAGCAACTATCCAGTATAAATGCCTGAAAACCTCTTTAGGTCAATCAGTTATAGTTAAAAAGTAATTAGgacaaagaaataatataaaataaaacaaTAACAAAAAATGTCTAACATGCAATATTACCCACACCAAACATGGCATTATAGTAATTATCCATTAACTTGACCATTATTTATTACTACATAGTATAATAGTATGACTTATCTGTCTGTATACACCCTTGTACTTGAAACCAGTACAAGTGGATTAGGTTATAAAAATGGCTGTGTTTTGTTGCAAAAGTGATCCTAGATTAGGATTATTTGCTTTAAATTTACATTATGTTAATCTCCGACTTGATCCAATAAGTAATTTCAGAGACTAAACTTTATCGGTT
It contains:
- the LOC141717045 gene encoding putative xyloglucan endotransglucosylase/hydrolase protein 32, producing the protein MAFSYIPILLLININVFATFSNAAGHHIRPPSPGYWPSSKFRSMSFYKGYRNLWGPNHQRVDNKALTIWLDRTSGSGFKSMRPFRSGYFGASIKLQPGYTAGVITAFYLSNSEAHPGYHDEVDIEFLGTTFGKPYTLQTNVYIRGSGDGKIIGREMKFHLWFNPTKRFHHYAILWSPKEIIFLVDDIPIRRYQRKSVATFPLRPMWVYGSIWDASSWATEDGKYKANYQYQPFVGMFTNFKASGCTAYSPRWCRPVSASPWKSGGLSSQQNMAMHWVQSHFLVYDYCRDNKRDHTKTPECWG